A stretch of the Leptospira kirschneri serovar Cynopteri str. 3522 CT genome encodes the following:
- a CDS encoding elongation factor G-like protein, with protein sequence MQILNVGIFAHIDAGKTTLLERILYETGKIRRPGTIEEGTTESDYLQEEIERGISIQSTLARVFWPNEKDSRVLFQFLDNPGHLDFQSQTNASLIVADLGIVLIDAFEGLKSQTLQNVEWLRKRKIPILFFLNKLDRIGVDITDSLVDLEAVLGKEPILLWKEGEVCSLLKEDGLDQELLPLLEWDEKLSERYLKHPDSLSELAREGFAEGFWKEEFFPVFGGAALRGDGVRELLAVLELLSKTFRPELRPKEELGIVFKRELHPDLGKIVYIQPMREFPQNSHFYSAAGKAQLETFYLLSAREFEETSQARPKEIVVTTGLEFLKPGEILYSTPQNSYKSELPPVRKQFQIILESETAEHRDSLWDSLQTLVWLDEGLETKILSETGQIQLSGLGELHLEVSLSRLKEFFPNTFNVSSIKVARFELWKKMARQGEFQHTAFDQKISSGLVHASLVSSNSFSREVRFETKITETLKEAITSAFYEVVVKGTKGEEILGLDLIVHRYDPPDKSIDVSSLVKVAVIKGLKDIISGNTELVGPISHLEILIPDSSLGDVLGSLSKRSAKIQEVNPIGDGKSLVRASASTENLLGFAGVLRNMTQGRGVLSLDSLFDPEHYYVIT encoded by the coding sequence CTTTTAGAAAGAATTCTTTACGAAACCGGAAAGATCCGGAGACCAGGAACAATTGAAGAAGGAACAACCGAATCCGATTATTTACAAGAGGAAATTGAACGAGGAATATCGATTCAATCCACACTGGCTCGAGTCTTTTGGCCGAATGAAAAAGATTCGAGGGTACTGTTTCAATTTTTGGATAATCCTGGGCATCTTGATTTTCAAAGTCAAACTAACGCTTCTTTAATCGTAGCAGATCTAGGAATCGTTCTTATAGATGCGTTTGAAGGCCTCAAGTCTCAAACGTTACAAAATGTGGAATGGCTTCGAAAAAGAAAGATTCCAATTTTATTTTTCCTAAATAAACTCGATCGAATCGGAGTCGATATTACGGATTCACTTGTAGATTTAGAAGCGGTCTTAGGAAAAGAACCGATTCTACTCTGGAAAGAAGGAGAAGTTTGTTCTCTTTTAAAAGAGGATGGTCTCGACCAAGAACTTTTACCACTTTTAGAATGGGACGAAAAACTTTCCGAACGATATTTAAAACATCCAGATTCTTTGTCGGAACTGGCTCGGGAAGGATTTGCAGAAGGATTTTGGAAGGAGGAATTTTTTCCTGTTTTTGGCGGAGCCGCCTTACGAGGAGATGGGGTGCGTGAACTTCTTGCTGTTTTAGAACTTCTGTCTAAAACGTTTCGGCCGGAGTTACGACCTAAAGAGGAATTAGGAATTGTATTCAAGCGGGAATTACATCCCGATCTAGGTAAAATCGTTTATATTCAACCAATGCGGGAGTTCCCACAAAATTCTCATTTTTATTCCGCGGCTGGCAAGGCACAATTGGAAACTTTTTATCTACTTTCCGCGCGAGAATTTGAAGAAACTTCCCAAGCCCGACCCAAAGAGATCGTTGTTACGACCGGACTAGAATTTCTTAAACCGGGAGAAATACTCTATTCAACTCCACAAAATAGTTATAAGTCGGAACTTCCCCCCGTTCGAAAACAATTTCAGATAATACTTGAGTCGGAAACTGCAGAACATAGAGATTCCCTTTGGGATTCGCTTCAAACTCTCGTTTGGTTGGATGAAGGATTGGAAACCAAAATACTTTCTGAAACGGGGCAGATTCAACTTTCCGGATTGGGGGAATTGCATTTGGAAGTTTCTCTATCACGACTCAAAGAATTCTTTCCCAATACATTCAACGTAAGTAGTATTAAAGTTGCAAGGTTTGAGCTCTGGAAAAAAATGGCCCGACAGGGTGAATTTCAGCATACCGCGTTTGATCAAAAAATCTCAAGCGGACTGGTGCACGCCTCTTTGGTCAGCTCTAACAGCTTTTCCAGAGAAGTGCGGTTTGAAACTAAGATTACTGAAACTCTAAAAGAAGCCATTACATCAGCATTTTATGAAGTAGTGGTAAAGGGAACCAAGGGAGAAGAAATTCTCGGCTTGGATTTGATCGTTCATCGTTACGATCCTCCGGATAAATCTATAGATGTTTCTTCCCTTGTAAAAGTAGCCGTCATCAAGGGTTTAAAGGACATAATTTCGGGAAACACGGAATTAGTTGGTCCCATTTCGCATTTGGAGATCTTGATACCAGATTCGTCGTTAGGCGATGTGCTTGGTTCTCTTTCTAAGAGAAGTGCAAAGATTCAGGAAGTAAATCCAATCGGTGATGGCAAGTCGCTTGTGCGTGCAAGTGCTTCTACGGAAAACTTGCTTGGCTTTGCAGGCGTTCTTAGAAATATGACACAGGGAAGGGGTGTTCTGTCTTTAGACTCCCTCTTTGACCCTGAACACTATTACGTAATTACATAA